A stretch of the Bacillus anthracis str. Vollum genome encodes the following:
- a CDS encoding LysR family transcriptional regulator, which translates to MEINDLIIFKTVASEGSISKAAKELGYVQPNVTERIKKLELELETPLLHRDNKGVSLLPSGDILLDYTNQILTLVEEARDKIKMCGSSYVIATSQSILTNYVSKRIKENFRNYQIYVENSSHLQKLLQQQKVDMVITYEDYPDTAFKKVFSTSISIGLLKAKEKCTVDYSKELFFVSNDKKCPFRNKTIQFLKENNLSQRQLQQLDSYSLMEEYIQDGKGIAFLPINNDKLVPIEDVQIEKLTVHFFTNQNSSKHIPDELFN; encoded by the coding sequence ATGGAAATAAATGATCTTATTATATTCAAAACTGTAGCTAGCGAAGGTTCTATTAGTAAAGCTGCGAAAGAGTTAGGATATGTTCAACCAAACGTAACTGAGCGAATCAAAAAATTAGAACTAGAATTAGAAACACCTTTACTACATAGAGATAACAAAGGCGTTTCGTTGTTACCTTCTGGTGATATTTTACTAGACTACACAAATCAAATATTAACGCTAGTAGAAGAAGCGAGAGATAAAATTAAAATGTGTGGTTCTTCTTATGTAATAGCGACGTCACAATCAATTTTGACTAATTATGTAAGTAAGCGCATTAAAGAAAATTTCAGGAATTATCAAATATATGTAGAAAATAGTAGTCATTTGCAAAAATTACTGCAGCAACAAAAAGTTGATATGGTCATTACTTATGAGGATTACCCGGACACAGCGTTTAAAAAAGTATTTTCCACTTCAATTTCTATCGGTTTATTAAAAGCGAAAGAAAAGTGTACCGTTGACTATTCAAAGGAACTCTTCTTCGTTAGCAATGACAAAAAGTGCCCTTTTAGAAATAAGACCATTCAATTTCTAAAAGAAAATAATTTATCTCAGCGTCAACTTCAACAACTAGATTCTTATTCGCTTATGGAAGAGTATATTCAGGACGGAAAAGGCATAGCCTTTTTACCGATTAATAATGATAAATTGGTACCAATTGAAGATGTTCAAATTGAGAAATTAACTGTCCATTTTTTCACAAATCAAAACTCTTCAAAACACATCCCTGATGAATTATTTAATTAA
- a CDS encoding DUF4865 family protein, with protein MIGMQYKVILPKDYDMEIIRNRVKDNGHKTDGFQDLNFKAYLINEAGKDGNFYNCYTPLYIWNGHEGMNKFIFEGYYDNILQSFGWQQINIGVPLVVNLSDDFKKSRYVVEYTGSISQSNSLRETQLNTMNENVQNIEKCLGNIIIYNPDKWGYSHIRFYNEKPDMVTNKDVTVYEILHISR; from the coding sequence ATGATTGGAATGCAATATAAGGTCATTTTGCCGAAAGATTATGATATGGAGATTATTAGGAATAGGGTAAAGGACAATGGGCATAAAACGGATGGCTTTCAAGACCTAAATTTTAAAGCTTATTTAATTAATGAGGCAGGTAAAGACGGGAATTTCTATAACTGTTATACACCTTTATATATTTGGAATGGTCATGAAGGAATGAACAAATTTATCTTTGAAGGGTATTACGATAATATTTTACAATCGTTTGGGTGGCAACAAATAAATATAGGTGTTCCATTAGTTGTTAATTTAAGTGATGATTTTAAAAAAAGTAGATATGTTGTTGAGTATACAGGGAGTATTTCTCAAAGTAATTCACTGAGAGAGACTCAATTAAACACTATGAATGAGAATGTACAAAACATAGAAAAATGTTTAGGAAATATAATCATTTATAATCCAGATAAATGGGGATATAGCCATATCAGGTTTTATAATGAAAAGCCTGATATGGTAACGAATAAAGATGTTACAGTATATGAGATTTTACACATTTCACGATGA
- a CDS encoding tautomerase family protein: MPFVNVYYHENKLNKEEIKKVGECIHLSLIEHFNIPENDYFQMFLPYQQNQFLYDPYYLLERGEKRTENMMYVSITCGQGRTIKQKSDLYQSISSKVSECSSIKRANIFITVNETSAENWSFGQGMAQLVKVKGE; the protein is encoded by the coding sequence ATGCCTTTTGTGAACGTTTATTATCATGAAAATAAATTAAATAAAGAAGAAATCAAAAAGGTAGGTGAATGTATTCATCTTTCATTAATTGAACATTTTAACATCCCTGAAAATGATTATTTTCAAATGTTTTTACCTTATCAACAAAATCAATTTTTATATGATCCATATTATTTATTAGAAAGAGGAGAAAAGAGAACAGAGAATATGATGTATGTTTCTATTACATGTGGACAGGGAAGAACGATAAAACAGAAAAGTGATCTGTATCAATCGATATCCTCGAAGGTTTCTGAATGTTCTAGTATAAAACGTGCAAATATTTTTATTACGGTAAATGAGACATCTGCAGAAAATTGGTCATTTGGTCAAGGAATGGCACAATTGGTAAAAGTGAAGGGGGAGTGA
- a CDS encoding carboxymuconolactone decarboxylase family protein: MMNGSIEYCIQEKMREKAPAFAHYSEKILFEEVWWDDTLTLRERSLCTVSVLISLGNTEQLPFHLRLAKQNGIKENEMIALITHMAFYVGWPKAVSAFLSLFM, from the coding sequence ATGATGAATGGATCCATTGAATATTGTATTCAAGAGAAAATGAGAGAAAAGGCACCTGCATTTGCTCATTATAGTGAAAAAATATTGTTCGAGGAAGTGTGGTGGGATGACACTTTAACATTAAGAGAAAGGAGTTTATGTACAGTGTCGGTATTAATCAGTCTTGGTAATACAGAACAATTACCATTTCATTTGCGACTGGCCAAACAAAATGGAATTAAAGAAAATGAAATGATTGCATTAATAACACATATGGCTTTTTATGTTGGTTGGCCAAAAGCTGTGTCGGCTTTCTTATCGTTATTTATGTAA
- a CDS encoding MarR family winged helix-turn-helix transcriptional regulator — MRDNTIGSLIWLRLIRFTNQSNQMSNEFLKRFDLTTAQFDVLLQIRTYQPLTQMELAEKVTVTQGGISRMLTRLEKEGYIVRKQDWKTKTISLTEQGEAALERALPEQLAFQSSFFDDVLNEEEQKILYELMTKVHKHSEKKELPKE, encoded by the coding sequence ATGCGTGATAATACGATAGGATCATTAATATGGTTACGTTTAATACGATTTACGAATCAAAGTAATCAGATGTCAAATGAGTTTTTAAAACGTTTTGATTTAACGACTGCTCAATTTGATGTGCTGTTGCAAATACGTACGTATCAGCCACTAACACAAATGGAGTTAGCTGAAAAGGTAACTGTTACACAAGGCGGTATTTCTCGAATGTTAACTCGTCTTGAAAAAGAAGGATATATTGTACGAAAACAAGATTGGAAGACGAAAACAATTAGTCTTACAGAGCAAGGAGAAGCAGCTTTAGAGAGAGCATTGCCAGAGCAACTTGCATTTCAATCATCTTTTTTTGATGATGTATTAAATGAAGAAGAACAGAAAATATTATACGAGCTAATGACGAAAGTTCATAAGCACAGTGAAAAAAAAGAATTACCGAAAGAGTAA
- a CDS encoding LLM class flavin-dependent oxidoreductase yields the protein MEKYRMDTSKGMEFGLYSIGDHVLNPHNGEKISTEQRIHELIETAKLADKAGLDVFAIGESHQTHFTTQAHTVILGAIAQATKNIKIASSATIISTSDPVRVYEDFATIDLISNGRAEIVAGRGSRIGGYSLLGYDVNDYEELFEEKMDLLLKINKEEHVTWNGQFRAPLAHASVIPRAKNNNLPIWRAVGGPPASAIKAGRAGVPMMITTLGGPAINFKGSVDAYREAAAQSGFNPASLPVATTSLFYTAKNSQDALSEYYPHINAGMLTLRGGEYPKQQFTNALDYRDALMVGSPQQIIEKMLYQYELFGQQRFMAQIDFGGVPFDKIEKNIELIATEILSAIRKHTAK from the coding sequence ATGGAAAAATACCGTATGGATACAAGTAAAGGGATGGAGTTTGGATTATATTCGATTGGGGATCACGTTTTAAATCCGCATAATGGAGAGAAAATTAGTACGGAACAAAGAATTCATGAATTAATTGAAACAGCTAAGTTAGCAGATAAAGCTGGACTTGATGTATTTGCTATCGGAGAAAGTCATCAAACGCATTTTACAACGCAGGCTCATACAGTTATTTTAGGAGCTATTGCACAAGCTACGAAAAATATAAAAATTGCAAGTTCGGCAACGATAATAAGTACTTCTGATCCGGTACGAGTATATGAGGACTTTGCTACAATTGACTTAATTTCTAATGGACGTGCAGAAATTGTGGCTGGTCGTGGATCACGTATTGGGGGATATAGTTTACTTGGTTATGACGTAAATGATTATGAAGAGTTATTTGAAGAGAAGATGGATCTTTTACTAAAAATTAATAAAGAGGAACATGTAACATGGAATGGACAGTTTAGAGCACCGCTTGCACATGCATCGGTTATTCCAAGAGCTAAAAATAATAATTTACCAATTTGGCGTGCAGTTGGTGGCCCACCAGCTAGTGCGATTAAAGCGGGACGCGCGGGTGTACCAATGATGATAACAACACTAGGTGGTCCAGCTATTAACTTTAAAGGATCAGTAGATGCTTATCGTGAGGCGGCTGCGCAAAGTGGATTCAATCCAGCAAGTTTGCCAGTTGCAACAACGAGTTTATTTTATACAGCAAAAAATTCACAAGATGCACTTAGTGAATACTATCCTCACATTAATGCTGGTATGCTTACACTACGCGGTGGTGAGTATCCAAAACAACAATTTACAAATGCATTAGATTACCGTGACGCGTTAATGGTTGGTAGCCCGCAACAAATTATTGAAAAAATGCTTTACCAATATGAATTGTTTGGGCAACAACGCTTTATGGCACAAATTGATTTTGGTGGTGTACCATTTGATAAAATTGAGAAAAACATCGAATTAATTGCTACTGAAATTTTATCGGCTATTAGAAAACATACAGCAAAATAA
- the cydA gene encoding cytochrome ubiquinol oxidase subunit I, whose translation METLELARIQFASTTIFHYFFVPLSIGLAFIIALMQTLYVVKGQEIYKKMTKFWTQIFLVNFAVGVVTGILQEFQFGMNWSTYSRFVGDVFGPSLAIEGLLAFFIESTFLGLWVFGEDKLPKRIHLLCIWLLSIGTMLSAFWILTASAFMQSPVGYEMAADGRAQMNDFLAIIQNPQLWVQFPHTITAAIATGAFFIAGVSAWKITKAQETEVFKKSFRISIIVGTLTTALVLFFGHAQAQQLIKTHPMKMAAAEALWNTSEDPAPFTVFAKIDAEKKENSFEIQIPYMLSLLSYDKFSGQVEGMNQIQKQYEEKYGPGDYIPPVHTMFWSFRAMVMSGTFMLLLGAYGWFLSRKDRLAEKTWYLKLMVYAISLPFIGNTVGWIMTEMGRQPWVVFGVMKTEDAVSPNVTFGEVLFSLVSFTSLYLIIGGITIYLFVRIIKGHENKKTKQDSQSHDPFDKEEEYVIS comes from the coding sequence ATGGAAACGCTCGAATTGGCACGAATACAATTCGCATCAACAACGATTTTCCATTACTTTTTTGTTCCGCTGTCTATTGGTTTAGCTTTTATCATTGCGTTAATGCAAACGTTATATGTAGTAAAGGGACAAGAAATTTATAAGAAGATGACGAAGTTTTGGACGCAAATATTCCTTGTTAACTTTGCGGTAGGTGTAGTAACTGGTATTCTACAAGAATTCCAGTTTGGTATGAACTGGTCAACCTATTCACGTTTCGTAGGTGATGTGTTTGGTCCATCACTTGCAATTGAAGGTTTATTAGCATTTTTCATTGAGTCTACATTTTTAGGTTTATGGGTATTCGGTGAGGATAAATTACCGAAGCGAATTCACCTTTTATGTATTTGGCTCCTTTCAATTGGGACAATGCTATCAGCGTTTTGGATTTTAACTGCAAGTGCATTTATGCAATCGCCAGTAGGATATGAAATGGCAGCAGATGGACGTGCACAAATGAATGATTTCTTAGCAATTATTCAAAACCCACAATTATGGGTACAATTCCCGCATACAATTACAGCGGCAATTGCAACTGGTGCATTCTTTATTGCAGGTGTGAGTGCATGGAAAATAACGAAAGCTCAAGAAACTGAAGTGTTTAAAAAATCATTCCGCATTTCTATCATTGTTGGAACACTTACAACTGCGCTAGTATTATTCTTCGGTCATGCGCAAGCGCAACAATTAATTAAGACACACCCAATGAAAATGGCAGCAGCTGAAGCATTATGGAATACGAGTGAGGATCCAGCGCCATTTACAGTATTTGCGAAAATTGATGCAGAGAAGAAAGAAAATTCGTTTGAAATTCAAATCCCTTATATGCTAAGTCTATTATCATATGATAAATTTAGCGGTCAAGTAGAAGGGATGAATCAAATTCAAAAGCAATATGAAGAAAAATATGGGCCTGGAGATTATATTCCACCAGTACACACGATGTTCTGGAGTTTTAGAGCGATGGTAATGAGTGGAACATTTATGCTTCTTCTAGGGGCGTACGGATGGTTCTTATCAAGAAAAGATCGATTAGCTGAAAAAACTTGGTATTTAAAATTAATGGTGTATGCAATTTCACTACCGTTTATCGGTAATACAGTAGGATGGATTATGACTGAAATGGGACGTCAGCCTTGGGTAGTTTTCGGTGTTATGAAAACGGAAGATGCTGTATCTCCAAATGTTACGTTCGGAGAAGTGTTATTCTCTTTAGTTTCATTCACATCACTATATTTAATTATAGGTGGAATTACTATTTACTTATTCGTTCGTATTATTAAAGGACATGAGAATAAGAAAACGAAACAGGATTCTCAAAGCCATGATCCATTTGATAAGGAGGAAGAGTATGTTATCTCTTAA